TTGGGTGGGGCGTTGTTTGAGCCTGCATGTTCTGCTGCCTATGCCATTATTACGCCTGATCCCATTCGAAAAGAAGTATTCTCCCTTCGCAATGTGCTTGGCAATATTGCAGTTGTCGGCTCTCAAATCGTGGGGACAGCACTCTCGGCTATTGATTTTACGTACATTTCGCTGTTTGCAGGGGCGGTTTTTGGTGTGAATGCTATCGTGATCTTCTTTTTATTCCCACCGATTCGCGCCACGAATACACGGCATAGTATATGGGAAAGTATGTCTACGGTAGTGAAGGACAAGCTGTTTGTACGTTATACCTTTATTTTGATGGGGTATTATTACTTGAATATGCAGGTGTTTTTAACGATTCCGCTATTTGTTGAAAATGTTACACATAGCAAGGTGAATGTAGGGATCGTGCTTTCTGCGCTTTCGCTGTTTGTGATCTTATTTCAAATGAAAGTGACACAATTGCTGGAGGGTTATCCGCAAAGGCTTACCTTGATTGGCATCGGGACGTTGTTTATGAGCGTGGGACTATTTTTGTTCACGTTTGCTGATTCATTGTGGCTCATTCTCTTGGATGTGTTCCTTTTTGCACTAGGTACCATGATTGCTGTTCCGAATCTGGTGGATGTCGTTCCCCGTTTTGCTCCTAAAGATTTGGTGGGCGCCTATTATGGCTTTAACGGATATTCGATTGCCATCGGAGGTTCATTTGGACAGGTAGCGGGAGGATGGGTGTACGATGTCGGGCTGCGTTTGCAAACGCCGTGGCTGCCGTGGACCATTTGTTTGGTCATTGGTTTTTGGGTGGCCTGGATGCTGCATCGTATGGAACAACAAACCGGACAAATCGGGAATGATTTGAAGAAAATAGCTCGCTCATAAATATTTTTGGGCGAAATGAAACATTTTCCATTGTTCATACGTATATATCGATAGAGATGATTGGCGCAAGAAAGTGAGGGAATTTTATGGAAGATATGAAAAAGCTGAAGCGCATGTTGCTGGTAACGAGTTCCCTTGGATTTGCAGTCTTTGCCATGGTAGTCGTTACGGAAATTGTCCGAATCTCATTGTAGCAATGCCAAGCCTAACGCATCGCATATAAAACATGAAAAGCTTGCAGTCCCTTCTTGAAAGTAGGGGGCTGCAAGCTTTTCTTTTTGATTTACGCTTCGAGTTTCTTTTTTAAATGGAATTGATACACGCATATCGCAATGATCATGAACGGAACTCCGCAGTACAAGGCGATGCGCTGTTCTGGATCGAATGCCAGACTCACGAGAACGAGCAAGTTCAAGATCAAGGAGATCAAAGGCAGTATAGGGTACAAAGGTGTACGGAACTTCAGGTCCTCCAGCTTTCCTCCATTTTTCAGGTAATGGCGACGGAAAGCGAGCTGCGAAGCGGAGATGGAGATCCATCCCACCTGTGCGCCGAGACCAGCGATGGACAAGAGCACCATGAACACCGTATCTTCTGCAAAAATACCGGACAGAAGAGACAAGAGAGCAATGGCAAACGTAATCAACAAAGCGTTCATCGGAATGCCTTTTCCATTTACCGCCCCAAGCTTTTTCGAAGCCATTCCTTCTTTGGACAGGGAGTAAAGCATACGAGTTGCTGCGTACAAACCAGAGTTGGCCACAGACAGAAGTGCTGTCAGGACAACGAAGTTCATAATGTCAGCTGCATAAGGAATCCCAATGCTGTCAAATACGACGACAAATGGACTTTCAATCACACCCGCCTGTTGGTGTGGAATCATCCCTGCCACAATGGCAATCGCCAGAATGAAGAATACGAGTGTGCGCCAAACCGTCGTACGAATGGCCTTCGGAATCGTCTTCTCTGGATTCTCACTTTCTCCAGCCGCAATCCCGATTAACTCGGTACCTTGAAAGGAGAAGTTCACGGTGATCATCGTCATCAGCAAGCCTGTAATTCCAAAGGGGAGAAGCGGGCTTTCTGTAAAGTTGGTGAGCATTGGCGCAGGCTGACCGTTTTTTAGGTCGATAATGCCAAACATCGCCGCTCCACCCAAGATGATGAACAAGATGATAGCGCTTACTTTAATGCTGGAAAACCAGAACTCAGACTCACCGAACGCTCGAGCAGATAAAGCATTTAATAAGAAGAGCACTACACCGAAGATCGCACACCACATCCAAACAGGTGAGTCAGGGAACCAACGTTGCATCAGCAATCCTGATGACAACAACTCTAAAGCAACGGTCACGGCCCAACCAAGCCAATACAACCAGCCTACACCAAACCCAAGTGCTGGGCTAACAAAGCGAGTCATATATGTTTGGAACGAACCGGCCACTGGCATGGCAACTGTGAGCTCGCCCAGACATAGCATAGTCAGGTACATGATAAAGCCGCCGACTAAATAGGAGAGAATGGCACCAACTGGTCCTGCCTGACTAATTGTATAACCTGATCCGAGGAATAACCCGGTTCCGATTACGCCGCCAAGAGAAATCATAAAGAGGTGTCTGCTGTTCATCGTGCGTTTCAATTGATTGTGCTGTTCCATGTTGCTTTGGGACATATAACCCTCTCCTTCACGCGAGTATGTTAAATGGATGTATGCGTTTTCAGGCGCGATAGCGATATATGCTCTGCAAGAATGATACCAAATGAAATACTTTATGAAAATATTATTTTTGAGGTATATCCTGGCAAAAAGTGCAAAATGATTCGGCAGTTGATGCAAAATAATTAAAAAAACGCCAAATCTCTTGGCGTTTATTAAAATTGATAAGGGAATAATTGGATTGGCTGAATAGCATCTCATGAGATTATCATGCAAGTTTTTTAGGGAACGATGAACCAACAAAACTGTGCTTTTTCTTCTCCTCCACTATGTTGACTCAAACCAAAACGTTTTTATTGGTATGCTTTACCCCTTTATCCCCAGCTTACGCAAACGATATTGCAAGCTCTGACGACTGATTTGTAATTCCTTGGCTGCTCTTGAAATATTTCCGTTATAGCGTTCCACAACATGGTGAATATATGCTGTTTCAAATTCTTGCATCGTTTCCTTCAACGGCTTTCCTTCGTCCACAAATGGCAACGTGTGGGGGGAAGGTTGCTCGATTGTTACAGAAGCGGCTGGCATACGACGCAAAAAGTGTAAGGGCAAGTGTTCATAACGGATGGTTGATTCGTCAATCATCAGATTCATGGCCCCCTCAATCAAGTGCTGAAGTTCACGCACATTGCCAGGCCAGTCATGCTGAATAAAAAATTGCAGAACCTCGTCACTGATGCTTCTTACCTCCATTTGGAACAGCTCATTGTATTTTTCGATAAAATGGCTGACCAGCATCGGAATATCTTCCTTGCGTTCCCGAAGCGGGGGGAGAAATAACGTGACGACTCCGAGCCGATAGTACAGGTCTTTTCGCAAATGCGAATTGGCGATTGCTTCAACAGGATCTTCATTGATAGCCGCAATAATTCGTACATCGATCGTTCGATCCTTTGTGTCACCAATACGTCTGATCGACTTCTCTTGCAGAGCACGCAACAATTTTGCTTGTAGTGGCATACTAAGCGAGTTGATTTCGTCGAGAAAAAGTGTTCCGCCTTCTGCTTGCTCAAACAAGCCAGGTCGCTCTACTGCGCCGGTAAATGCTCCGCGAGCAGTTCCAAACAATAACCCTTCGATCAGGCTATCCGGAAGTGCAGCGCAGTTTTGTGAGATAAGGGGACCAGATGCACGCAGGCTGGCATTATGGATGCTTTGCACGAACAGCTCTTTCCCGGCACCAGTCTCACCGACTACCAATACGGATGAGGAGGTGCGTGCTGCGCGTTTGGCATTCTCGATGACATCGAGAATTGGACCGCTTCTCCCGATAATGTGCTCGAATGTGTAGCGTGACCCGTTTTTTTGCAGCAGGTTTTCTCTGATCAATCGTTCCATCTTGGTAACATCATTGGCGATTTCCATCGCCCCGATGATCTTGCCATTTACAATGATGGGGTACGTATTGTTGATGGTTGAAATTTCTTTTTGCTTGTCATTGAAATACGTTTGGCGTGTATTGCGGATGCTATTTCCG
This genomic stretch from Brevibacillus brevis harbors:
- a CDS encoding amino acid permease, whose product is MSQSNMEQHNQLKRTMNSRHLFMISLGGVIGTGLFLGSGYTISQAGPVGAILSYLVGGFIMYLTMLCLGELTVAMPVAGSFQTYMTRFVSPALGFGVGWLYWLGWAVTVALELLSSGLLMQRWFPDSPVWMWCAIFGVVLFLLNALSARAFGESEFWFSSIKVSAIILFIILGGAAMFGIIDLKNGQPAPMLTNFTESPLLPFGITGLLMTMITVNFSFQGTELIGIAAGESENPEKTIPKAIRTTVWRTLVFFILAIAIVAGMIPHQQAGVIESPFVVVFDSIGIPYAADIMNFVVLTALLSVANSGLYAATRMLYSLSKEGMASKKLGAVNGKGIPMNALLITFAIALLSLLSGIFAEDTVFMVLLSIAGLGAQVGWISISASQLAFRRHYLKNGGKLEDLKFRTPLYPILPLISLILNLLVLVSLAFDPEQRIALYCGVPFMIIAICVYQFHLKKKLEA
- a CDS encoding sigma-54 interaction domain-containing protein; the protein is MTTVSSSTHNSSADTLLRIYEHTLDRMNEGVHVIDSDGTTIVYNAKMTELESMTRQDVLHKPLAEVFQFPSGQESTLLTCLRTGNSIRNTRQTYFNDKQKEISTINNTYPIIVNGKIIGAMEIANDVTKMERLIRENLLQKNGSRYTFEHIIGRSGPILDVIENAKRAARTSSSVLVVGETGAGKELFVQSIHNASLRASGPLISQNCAALPDSLIEGLLFGTARGAFTGAVERPGLFEQAEGGTLFLDEINSLSMPLQAKLLRALQEKSIRRIGDTKDRTIDVRIIAAINEDPVEAIANSHLRKDLYYRLGVVTLFLPPLRERKEDIPMLVSHFIEKYNELFQMEVRSISDEVLQFFIQHDWPGNVRELQHLIEGAMNLMIDESTIRYEHLPLHFLRRMPAASVTIEQPSPHTLPFVDEGKPLKETMQEFETAYIHHVVERYNGNISRAAKELQISRQSLQYRLRKLGIKG
- a CDS encoding MDR family MFS transporter encodes the protein MKWEWWRETPFSVKLLLSTSFMMNMGFYALIPYLTLYLTGSIGWTLAMAGIVLSVRQFSQQGLAFLGGVIADAFGYKGAMFLGLGVRAVGFAMFLGLGVRAVGFAMFAFCTETWHFFVAAILSGLGGALFEPACSAAYAIITPDPIRKEVFSLRNVLGNIAVVGSQIVGTALSAIDFTYISLFAGAVFGVNAIVIFFLFPPIRATNTRHSIWESMSTVVKDKLFVRYTFILMGYYYLNMQVFLTIPLFVENVTHSKVNVGIVLSALSLFVILFQMKVTQLLEGYPQRLTLIGIGTLFMSVGLFLFTFADSLWLILLDVFLFALGTMIAVPNLVDVVPRFAPKDLVGAYYGFNGYSIAIGGSFGQVAGGWVYDVGLRLQTPWLPWTICLVIGFWVAWMLHRMEQQTGQIGNDLKKIARS